A single window of Mycobacterium sp. ITM-2016-00318 DNA harbors:
- a CDS encoding FdhF/YdeP family oxidoreductase — translation MAVRREITSDWDADHDEHSVVSTGAEREAAGVKAVMVSLKRGLESMGVFRTAASLARLNQQKGFDCPGCAWPEEHGGRKFAEFCENGAKAVAEEATKRVVTPDFFARHPVAELSAKPEYWLSQQGRLTHPMVLRPGDDHYRPIDWDDAYRLIADELRALASPNEAVFYTSGRTSNEAAFLYQLMVRSFGTNNLPDCSNMCHESSGAALVDAIGIAKGSVTVEDLTKADLIVIAGQNPGTNHPRMLSVLEKAKDNGAKIIAVNPLPEAGLIRFKDPQKVHGVVGHGVPIADEFVQIRLGGDMALFAGMGRLLLEADDRAPGTIVDRDFIDAHCSNFAEYEARTRQIGLDTVLEATGISREQLERVARMFADSERTVACWAMGLTQHKHAVPMIAEIANVLLMRGMIGKPGAGLCPVRGHSNVQGDRTMGIWEMMPETFLAALDDRFGIVSPRENGVDTVDGIRAMRDGRAKVFMAMGGNFASATPDTAVTEAALRRCSLTVQVSTKLNRSHLAHGATALILPSLGRTDKDIQAGTKQMVSVEDSMSMVHLSRGSLKPPSDEVRSEVAIVCQLARTLLGPNHPVPWEKFNDDYDQIRDAIAAVVPGCADYNTKVRQPDGFQLPHGPRDSREFPTATGKANFALDPLQWVPVPPGRLVLQTLRSHDQYNTTIYGLDDRYRGVKGGRRVVFVNPADLQSFGLADGDRVDLVSEFTNGDGELQERTAKDFMVVAYSTPVGNAAAYYPETNSLVPLDHTADRSNTPVSKAIVIRLERSWAG, via the coding sequence ATGGCTGTTCGACGCGAAATCACCAGTGATTGGGATGCCGATCACGACGAGCATTCGGTGGTCTCGACGGGTGCCGAGCGGGAGGCAGCGGGCGTCAAGGCCGTCATGGTGTCACTCAAGCGCGGCCTGGAGTCGATGGGCGTCTTCCGCACCGCAGCGTCACTGGCACGGCTGAATCAGCAGAAGGGCTTCGACTGCCCCGGCTGCGCATGGCCCGAGGAGCACGGCGGCCGCAAGTTCGCCGAGTTCTGCGAGAACGGCGCGAAGGCCGTCGCCGAGGAGGCCACCAAGCGCGTCGTCACGCCCGACTTCTTCGCCAGGCACCCGGTCGCCGAACTCTCCGCCAAACCGGAGTATTGGCTGTCGCAGCAGGGTCGGCTCACCCATCCGATGGTGCTGAGGCCGGGCGACGATCACTACCGGCCGATCGACTGGGACGACGCCTACCGGCTGATCGCCGATGAACTGCGCGCGCTGGCAAGTCCGAACGAGGCGGTGTTCTACACGTCGGGTCGCACCAGCAACGAGGCGGCATTCCTCTATCAACTGATGGTGCGCAGCTTCGGCACCAACAACCTGCCCGACTGCTCGAACATGTGCCACGAGTCGTCAGGCGCCGCTCTGGTCGACGCGATCGGTATCGCCAAGGGTTCGGTCACCGTCGAAGATCTCACCAAGGCCGACCTGATCGTCATCGCCGGACAGAATCCCGGCACGAACCATCCCCGCATGCTGTCGGTGCTCGAGAAGGCAAAGGACAACGGCGCCAAGATCATTGCGGTCAACCCGTTGCCCGAGGCGGGCCTGATCCGGTTCAAGGACCCGCAGAAGGTGCACGGCGTCGTCGGGCACGGCGTACCGATCGCCGACGAGTTCGTGCAGATCAGGCTCGGCGGCGACATGGCGCTCTTCGCAGGGATGGGCCGCCTGCTTCTGGAGGCCGACGACCGTGCTCCGGGCACGATCGTCGATCGCGACTTCATCGACGCGCACTGTTCGAACTTCGCCGAATACGAGGCACGCACCCGCCAGATCGGCCTGGACACCGTGCTCGAAGCGACGGGGATCTCGCGCGAGCAACTCGAGCGCGTCGCGCGGATGTTCGCCGATTCCGAACGGACAGTGGCGTGTTGGGCGATGGGCCTGACGCAGCACAAGCACGCGGTCCCGATGATCGCCGAGATCGCCAACGTGTTGTTGATGCGCGGCATGATCGGCAAGCCCGGCGCGGGGCTGTGCCCGGTGCGCGGCCACTCCAACGTCCAGGGCGACCGCACGATGGGCATCTGGGAGATGATGCCCGAGACGTTCCTGGCCGCACTCGACGACCGGTTCGGGATCGTCAGCCCGCGCGAGAACGGCGTCGACACCGTCGACGGGATCCGCGCGATGCGCGACGGCCGCGCGAAGGTCTTCATGGCGATGGGCGGCAACTTCGCGTCGGCCACCCCGGACACCGCGGTCACCGAGGCCGCGCTGCGCAGGTGTTCGCTCACGGTGCAGGTGTCGACAAAGCTCAACCGCAGCCACCTTGCACACGGTGCGACGGCGTTGATCCTGCCGTCGCTGGGGCGGACCGATAAGGACATTCAGGCCGGCACCAAACAGATGGTCTCGGTCGAGGATTCGATGTCGATGGTGCACCTGTCGCGCGGCAGCCTGAAGCCGCCGAGCGACGAGGTGCGCAGCGAGGTGGCGATCGTCTGCCAGCTCGCGAGGACGCTGCTGGGCCCGAACCATCCCGTGCCGTGGGAGAAGTTCAACGACGACTACGACCAGATCCGCGACGCGATCGCCGCGGTGGTACCCGGCTGCGCCGACTACAACACGAAAGTCCGCCAGCCCGACGGGTTCCAGCTGCCGCACGGCCCCCGCGACTCACGCGAATTCCCCACCGCCACGGGTAAAGCCAATTTCGCGCTCGACCCGCTGCAATGGGTGCCCGTTCCGCCGGGACGGCTGGTGCTGCAGACGTTGCGCAGCCATGACCAGTACAACACCACCATCTACGGGCTCGACGACCGCTATCGCGGCGTCAAGGGCGGCAGGCGTGTGGTGTTCGTCAACCCGGCCGACCTGCAGTCGTTCGGTCTGGCCGACGGCGACCGGGTGGATCTGGTCTCCGAGTTCACCAACGGCGACGGCGAATTGCAGGAGCGGACGGCGAAGGATTTCATGGTGGTGGCCTACTCGACACCGGTCGGCAATGCCGCTGCCTACTACCCGGAGACCAATTCGCTTGTGCCCTTGGACCATACCGCGGACAGGTCGAACACGCCGGTATCCAAGGCGATCGTCATCCGGTTGGAGCGGTCATGGGCCGGGTGA
- a CDS encoding sugar phosphate isomerase/epimerase: MKIALDPTPFHHDYELLEFPRLIAELGYEHLQLTPHRDFIPFFNHPRADDDLVAQFRKACADAGVGIASVLPVLRWSWPDEDAREAAVRNWKRVVQITVDLGVNVINTEFSGRPERAEESERAFFRSMEELVPIFEREGIDVRIDPHPDDFVEDGMEALRIIRGVNSPNIGMVFVACHSFHMGGNMGEIIRAAGNRLRLVHVADTMDHHRSHGLRYITNPPGSPARVHQHLKIGDGDVDWDEFFGALADIDFYHRPDTVMVSSVFAEDESAHEVSRYQLNTMIEYISKHGK, encoded by the coding sequence GTGAAGATCGCACTCGATCCGACGCCGTTTCACCACGATTACGAGTTGCTCGAATTTCCCCGTCTGATAGCGGAGTTGGGCTATGAGCACCTGCAGCTGACGCCCCACCGCGACTTCATCCCGTTCTTCAACCACCCGCGTGCCGACGACGACCTCGTCGCGCAGTTCCGCAAGGCGTGCGCGGACGCCGGCGTGGGGATCGCGTCGGTGCTGCCTGTGCTGCGCTGGTCCTGGCCGGACGAGGACGCCCGCGAGGCCGCGGTGCGCAACTGGAAACGCGTCGTGCAGATCACCGTCGATCTCGGCGTCAACGTCATCAATACGGAGTTCTCCGGCCGCCCCGAGCGCGCCGAGGAGTCCGAGCGGGCGTTCTTCCGGTCGATGGAGGAGCTGGTGCCGATCTTCGAGCGCGAAGGCATCGACGTCCGAATCGACCCTCACCCAGACGATTTCGTCGAGGACGGGATGGAGGCGCTGCGCATCATCCGCGGCGTCAACTCCCCCAATATCGGCATGGTGTTCGTCGCGTGCCACAGCTTCCACATGGGCGGCAACATGGGCGAGATCATCCGCGCGGCGGGCAACAGGCTACGGCTGGTGCATGTGGCCGACACCATGGACCACCACCGCAGCCACGGTCTTCGCTACATCACCAATCCGCCGGGCAGTCCGGCGCGGGTGCACCAGCACCTCAAGATCGGTGACGGCGACGTCGACTGGGACGAGTTCTTCGGTGCCCTTGCCGATATCGATTTCTACCATCGGCCGGACACCGTCATGGTCTCGTCTGTCTTCGCCGAGGACGAAAGCGCCCATGAGGTGTCCCGCTATCAACTGAACACGATGATCGAGTACATCTCGAAGCACGGGAAGTAG
- a CDS encoding Gfo/Idh/MocA family protein produces MSDLRIAVLGVGVMGADHVARIAGRISNARVAVVNDYLSEKAEEIAASVPAARVVGDPLDAIADPDVDAVVLATPGPTHENQLLACLEHGKPVLCEKPLTTDAETSLAVVKREAELGKKMIQVGFMRRFDHEYAQLKALIDGGEFGEPLVLHCAHRNPAVPPSFDSAMVVRDSLVHEVDVTRFLFGEEIASIQIIKPAPNPAAPQGLADPQIAIMRTESGKLIDVELFVTTGVGYEVRTELVGEKGSAMIGLDVGLVRKGAPGTWGGRITPGFRERFRQAYDTEFQRWVDAVRNGVNVDGPDAWDGYAAAAVCEAGVESLHSGRPVEVQIVDPNSIKGFRK; encoded by the coding sequence ATGTCTGATCTTCGTATCGCGGTCCTCGGTGTCGGTGTGATGGGTGCCGACCACGTCGCTCGAATCGCCGGCCGTATCAGCAATGCCCGTGTCGCGGTGGTCAACGACTACCTGTCCGAGAAGGCCGAGGAGATCGCGGCATCGGTGCCGGCCGCGCGGGTCGTCGGCGATCCTCTCGACGCGATCGCCGACCCCGACGTCGACGCGGTTGTCCTCGCCACGCCGGGTCCGACGCACGAGAACCAACTGCTCGCATGCCTGGAGCACGGTAAGCCGGTGCTGTGTGAAAAGCCGTTGACGACCGATGCGGAAACCTCGCTGGCCGTGGTGAAGCGGGAAGCCGAGCTCGGCAAGAAGATGATTCAGGTCGGGTTCATGCGACGATTCGACCACGAATACGCGCAATTGAAGGCGCTCATCGACGGCGGCGAGTTCGGTGAGCCGCTGGTGCTGCACTGCGCGCACCGCAACCCCGCCGTCCCACCGTCCTTCGACAGCGCGATGGTGGTACGGGATTCGCTGGTGCACGAGGTCGACGTCACCCGTTTCCTGTTCGGCGAGGAGATAGCGTCGATCCAGATCATCAAGCCCGCACCGAATCCGGCTGCGCCGCAGGGACTTGCGGATCCGCAGATCGCCATCATGCGGACCGAGTCGGGCAAGTTGATCGACGTCGAACTGTTCGTCACCACCGGAGTCGGCTACGAGGTCCGTACCGAACTGGTGGGCGAGAAGGGCAGCGCGATGATCGGGCTGGACGTCGGCCTGGTGCGCAAGGGTGCACCCGGCACCTGGGGAGGCCGCATCACCCCCGGCTTCCGCGAGCGCTTCCGGCAGGCCTACGACACCGAATTCCAACGGTGGGTGGACGCTGTGCGCAATGGCGTGAACGTCGACGGACCCGACGCATGGGACGGCTATGCGGCCGCCGCGGTCTGCGAGGCCGGCGTCGAATCGTTGCACAGCGGCAGGCCCGTCGAGGTCCAGATCGTCGACCCGAATTCGATCAAGGGGTTCCGGAAGTGA
- the iolD gene encoding 3D-(3,5/4)-trihydroxycyclohexane-1,2-dione acylhydrolase (decyclizing): MVSKASAFKAPHNEPTVRLTVSQAIVRFLANQYVERDGERGRFFAGCFGIFGHGNVAGMGQALLQAEVEAERAGTKPALRYVLGRNEQAMVHTAAAYARQRDRLKAWAVTASIGPGSTNMLTGAALATINRLPVLLLPSDTFATRVSAPVLQDLEQAHDNEMTVNDAFKPLSRFFDRVWRPEQLPSALIGAMRVLTDPVETGAATIALPQDVQAEAFDWPESLFAERTWHVARPLPERSVIATAADIIRSARQPLIVAGGGVIYSGADDALRAFVEQTGIPVSETQAGKGSLPYDHPQSVGAVGSTGSTAANALAADADVVIGIGTRYSDFTSASRTAFNNPDVRFVNINVASFDAVKQGGLYVVSDAREAIEALVEALSGYSVDDDYRTRTIELAQEWDDTVTAAYRVEDDGSALNQSQVIGLANTLSEPRDVVVCAAGSMPGDLHKLWRTRDRKGYHVEYGYSCMGYEVAGGIGVRMASPDRDVFVMVGDGSYLMMATELVTAVQEGVKVILVLVQNHGFASIGSLSESLGSQRFGTAYRYRDQSGRLAGDRLPVDLAANAASLGAEVIKVTTAAEFADAVKAAKANEHTTVIHVETDPLIYAPDSRSWWDVPVSETSQLESTREAYETYAEWKKIQRPYTKPYDAKD; encoded by the coding sequence ATGGTCTCCAAAGCATCCGCGTTCAAGGCGCCGCACAACGAGCCGACCGTACGGCTGACCGTGTCGCAGGCCATCGTTCGATTCCTGGCCAACCAGTACGTCGAACGCGACGGTGAACGCGGCAGGTTCTTCGCAGGCTGCTTCGGCATCTTCGGGCACGGCAACGTCGCCGGAATGGGTCAGGCGCTGCTGCAGGCCGAGGTCGAGGCCGAAAGGGCCGGCACCAAGCCTGCGCTGCGCTATGTGCTGGGCCGCAACGAGCAGGCGATGGTCCACACCGCCGCCGCGTACGCCAGGCAGCGGGACCGCCTGAAGGCCTGGGCGGTGACCGCGAGCATCGGACCCGGTTCCACCAACATGCTCACCGGCGCGGCACTGGCCACCATCAACCGGCTGCCGGTCCTGCTGCTGCCGTCCGACACCTTCGCGACACGGGTCAGCGCGCCCGTGCTGCAGGACCTCGAACAGGCCCACGACAACGAGATGACCGTCAACGACGCGTTCAAGCCGCTGTCGCGGTTCTTCGACAGGGTATGGCGGCCCGAGCAACTGCCGTCGGCGTTGATCGGCGCCATGCGAGTACTCACCGACCCCGTCGAGACGGGTGCGGCCACCATCGCCCTACCGCAGGACGTCCAGGCCGAAGCGTTCGACTGGCCGGAATCGCTGTTCGCCGAACGCACCTGGCACGTGGCGCGCCCGCTGCCCGAACGCTCGGTGATCGCCACGGCCGCCGACATCATCCGGTCGGCGCGCCAACCGCTGATCGTGGCCGGTGGCGGCGTCATCTACTCCGGCGCCGACGACGCATTGAGGGCGTTCGTCGAGCAGACGGGCATCCCGGTGTCGGAGACCCAGGCTGGTAAGGGCTCGCTCCCCTACGACCATCCGCAATCCGTTGGCGCCGTCGGCTCGACCGGATCCACCGCCGCCAACGCACTGGCCGCCGACGCCGACGTCGTCATCGGAATCGGCACCCGCTACAGCGATTTCACCAGTGCGTCGCGGACCGCCTTCAACAACCCCGACGTCCGCTTCGTCAACATCAACGTCGCCTCGTTCGACGCCGTCAAGCAGGGCGGGCTGTACGTCGTGTCCGACGCGCGAGAGGCCATCGAAGCCTTGGTCGAAGCGCTGAGCGGCTACTCGGTCGACGACGACTATCGCACGCGGACAATCGAACTGGCGCAGGAGTGGGATGACACCGTCACCGCCGCCTACCGGGTCGAGGACGACGGAAGCGCGCTGAACCAGAGTCAGGTCATCGGTCTGGCGAACACGCTGTCCGAGCCGCGTGACGTCGTTGTGTGTGCGGCCGGCTCGATGCCCGGCGACCTGCACAAGCTGTGGCGCACCCGCGACCGCAAGGGCTATCACGTCGAGTACGGCTATTCGTGCATGGGCTACGAGGTCGCAGGGGGGATCGGCGTGCGAATGGCCAGCCCAGACCGCGACGTGTTCGTGATGGTCGGCGACGGCTCGTATCTGATGATGGCCACCGAACTTGTGACCGCCGTTCAGGAAGGCGTCAAGGTCATCCTTGTGCTGGTGCAGAACCACGGGTTCGCCTCCATCGGCTCCCTGTCGGAGTCGTTGGGGTCGCAGCGGTTCGGCACGGCGTACCGCTACCGCGACCAGTCGGGCCGGCTGGCGGGCGACAGGCTCCCCGTCGACCTGGCGGCCAACGCGGCCAGTTTGGGCGCCGAGGTGATCAAGGTGACGACGGCCGCGGAGTTCGCCGATGCGGTCAAGGCGGCCAAGGCGAACGAGCACACCACCGTGATCCACGTCGAGACCGACCCGTTGATCTACGCGCCCGACAGCCGGTCCTGGTGGGACGTGCCGGTCAGCGAGACCTCGCAACTGGAGTCCACCCGGGAGGCGTATGAGACCTACGCCGAATGGAAGAAGATCCAGCGCCCCTACACCAAGCCCTACGACGCGAAGGATTGA
- the iolB gene encoding 5-deoxy-glucuronate isomerase yields the protein MRSEYYIPANSATLPYTVHVTPESAGWSEASLWVVELQPDQALELATTDIEVMIVPLAGGGAVKCDGETFELSPRASVFDGPADMVYIGTGRSYTLRGEGRIAICGACATKQLPNRRVAAADVSVELRGTGNCSRQVHNFGTAGVFEADSLIACEVITPGGNWSSYPSHKHDEDTPVESALEEIYYFEIASGPDDSRGFGYHRVYGTPSRPIEVLEEVRSGDVVLVPHGYHGPSVAAPGYHMYYLNVMAGPGEERAWKIVDDPEHAWLRDTWEDQAVDPRLPLH from the coding sequence GTGCGCAGCGAGTACTACATTCCGGCCAACAGCGCGACGCTGCCCTACACCGTCCACGTCACTCCCGAGTCCGCGGGCTGGTCAGAGGCAAGCCTGTGGGTGGTCGAACTACAGCCGGATCAGGCACTGGAGCTGGCCACTACAGACATCGAGGTGATGATCGTGCCGCTGGCGGGCGGTGGAGCCGTGAAGTGCGACGGCGAGACGTTCGAGCTGTCGCCGCGCGCATCGGTTTTCGACGGTCCCGCCGACATGGTCTACATCGGAACCGGCCGGAGCTACACGCTGCGCGGCGAAGGCAGGATCGCGATCTGCGGGGCTTGCGCCACGAAGCAACTGCCCAACCGAAGGGTGGCCGCCGCCGATGTGTCGGTCGAGTTGCGCGGTACCGGCAACTGCAGCAGGCAGGTGCACAACTTCGGCACCGCGGGCGTCTTCGAGGCCGACTCGCTGATCGCCTGCGAGGTGATCACGCCGGGCGGCAACTGGTCGAGCTATCCCTCCCACAAGCACGACGAGGACACGCCCGTCGAGTCGGCGCTCGAGGAGATCTACTACTTCGAGATCGCCTCCGGCCCAGATGATTCCCGCGGCTTCGGCTATCACCGCGTGTACGGCACACCGAGCAGGCCTATCGAGGTCCTCGAAGAGGTGCGCAGCGGTGACGTCGTGCTTGTCCCCCACGGGTATCACGGGCCGTCGGTCGCAGCGCCCGGCTACCACATGTACTACCTCAACGTGATGGCAGGCCCGGGTGAGGAACGGGCCTGGAAGATCGTCGACGACCCCGAGCACGCTTGGTTGCGCGACACCTGGGAGGACCAGGCCGTCGACCCCCGGCTGCCCCTGCATTGA
- a CDS encoding fatty acyl-AMP ligase, whose product MSRFTETMYDNARSSVHGLVTGEPDAPVRHTWAEVHDMARRIAGGLAAAGVNPGDAVGVLAGAPVEIAPTAQGLWMRGASITMLHQPTPRTDLVIWAEDTENTIDMIAANTVIVSDPFTAAIPVLEERGITVLTVQGLLSADPIDPVDTDEDDVALMQLTSGSTGSPKAVQITFRNLVSNAEAMFIGAEFDMDTDVIVSWLPLFHDMGMTGFLTVPMYFGAELVKITPMDFLQDILLWARLIDKYKGTMTAAPNFAYALLAKRLRRQAKPGEFDLSTLRWALSGAEQVEPADVENLIEAGAPFGLRPEAILPAYGMAETTVAVSFSKCGGGLVVDEVDTDLLATLHHAVPTHHGKTTRLATLGPLLEGLEARVVDERGAVVSARAVGVIEVRGEPVTKGYITRSGLVPTQDEQGWYDTGDLGYLTEEGHVVVCGRVKDVIIMAGRNVYPTDIERAAGRVEGVRPGCAVAVRLDAGLSRESFSVAVESSAFQDMAEVRRIKHQVAHEIVSDVDVRPRNVVVLGPGVIPKTPSGKLRRAHSLALFA is encoded by the coding sequence GTGAGTCGCTTCACGGAGACGATGTACGACAACGCACGCTCGAGCGTGCACGGATTGGTGACAGGCGAACCTGACGCGCCGGTCCGGCACACGTGGGCTGAAGTCCACGACATGGCCCGCAGAATTGCGGGTGGTCTGGCAGCGGCCGGAGTAAATCCCGGCGACGCGGTTGGCGTGCTGGCGGGGGCGCCCGTCGAGATCGCCCCGACCGCGCAGGGCCTGTGGATGCGTGGCGCCAGCATCACCATGCTGCATCAGCCGACGCCCCGAACCGACTTGGTGATCTGGGCGGAGGACACCGAGAACACCATCGACATGATCGCCGCCAACACGGTGATCGTCTCGGATCCGTTCACCGCTGCGATACCGGTGCTCGAGGAACGCGGAATCACCGTGCTGACGGTCCAGGGGCTGTTGTCCGCCGATCCCATCGACCCTGTCGACACCGACGAGGACGACGTGGCGCTGATGCAACTGACGTCGGGGTCGACCGGTAGCCCCAAGGCTGTCCAGATCACCTTCCGCAACCTGGTGTCCAACGCCGAAGCGATGTTCATCGGTGCGGAGTTCGACATGGACACCGACGTCATCGTGAGCTGGTTGCCACTGTTTCACGACATGGGTATGACCGGGTTTCTCACCGTACCGATGTATTTCGGCGCCGAACTGGTGAAGATCACGCCGATGGACTTCCTGCAGGACATTTTGCTGTGGGCCAGGCTCATCGACAAGTACAAAGGCACGATGACCGCGGCACCCAACTTCGCCTACGCGCTGTTGGCGAAACGCCTCCGGCGACAGGCGAAGCCGGGCGAGTTCGATCTGTCCACGCTGCGGTGGGCGCTGTCGGGAGCCGAACAGGTGGAACCCGCCGACGTCGAGAACCTCATCGAGGCTGGCGCGCCCTTCGGCCTGCGGCCCGAGGCGATACTGCCCGCGTACGGCATGGCGGAAACCACAGTGGCCGTGTCGTTCTCGAAATGCGGCGGCGGCCTCGTCGTCGACGAAGTCGACACCGACCTGCTCGCCACACTGCACCACGCGGTACCGACTCACCACGGCAAGACGACTCGGCTCGCCACGCTCGGACCGCTGCTGGAAGGACTCGAGGCGCGTGTCGTCGACGAACGAGGTGCTGTGGTCTCCGCTCGGGCCGTCGGCGTCATCGAAGTGCGTGGTGAACCGGTGACCAAGGGCTACATCACCAGGTCCGGATTGGTCCCCACTCAAGACGAGCAGGGGTGGTACGACACCGGCGACCTGGGCTACCTCACCGAGGAGGGCCACGTGGTGGTCTGCGGCCGAGTGAAAGACGTCATCATCATGGCCGGCCGCAATGTCTATCCCACCGATATCGAACGTGCCGCGGGACGTGTCGAGGGTGTGCGACCCGGCTGCGCCGTCGCCGTCCGCCTCGACGCCGGTCTGTCACGCGAATCGTTCTCTGTCGCTGTGGAATCGAGTGCTTTCCAGGACATGGCCGAGGTGCGACGGATCAAACACCAGGTGGCGCATGAGATCGTCTCCGACGTGGACGTGCGTCCCCGCAATGTCGTCGTCCTCGGGCCCGGGGTCATCCCGAAGACACCGTCGGGCAAGCTGCGTCGCGCGCATTCGCTTGCGCTGTTCGCCTGA
- a CDS encoding sugar phosphate isomerase/epimerase, with amino-acid sequence MSTILVGSAPDSWGVWFPNDPGQTPYTRFLDEVAASGYKWIELGPFGYLPTDPKQLSEELASRDLKLSAGTVFEHLHQDDSWDAVWKQIEDVAKLTAAVGGKHVVVIPEMWRDPSTGAMLEDRNLTPEQWQKKTNGMNQLGKAMFENYGLRAQYHPHADSHVDTEENVYRFLDGTDGEFVNLCLDTGHISYCGGDNIAIIERAPERIGYLHLKQVDPEVQAKVIAEDLPFGEAVKLGAMTEPPRGIPEMPPLLAAVERLGIDVFAIVEQDMYPCEVDAPLPIAKRTRNYLGSCGVPSVKFL; translated from the coding sequence ATGAGCACGATTCTCGTTGGCTCCGCCCCGGATTCATGGGGCGTGTGGTTTCCCAACGATCCGGGCCAGACGCCGTACACCCGTTTCCTCGACGAGGTTGCCGCCTCCGGCTACAAGTGGATCGAGTTGGGACCGTTCGGTTATCTGCCCACCGACCCCAAGCAGCTGTCGGAGGAGCTGGCATCGCGCGACCTGAAACTGTCGGCGGGCACCGTGTTCGAGCATCTGCATCAGGACGACTCATGGGATGCCGTGTGGAAGCAGATCGAGGACGTCGCCAAATTGACGGCGGCCGTCGGTGGCAAGCACGTCGTCGTCATCCCCGAGATGTGGCGCGACCCGTCGACCGGCGCCATGCTGGAGGACCGCAATCTGACGCCCGAGCAGTGGCAGAAGAAGACCAACGGCATGAATCAACTCGGCAAGGCGATGTTCGAAAATTACGGTTTACGTGCGCAATACCACCCGCACGCCGACAGCCATGTCGACACCGAGGAGAACGTATACCGCTTCCTCGACGGCACCGACGGCGAGTTCGTGAACCTGTGCTTGGACACCGGCCACATCAGCTATTGCGGCGGCGACAACATCGCGATCATCGAGCGCGCACCCGAGCGAATCGGCTATCTGCACCTCAAGCAGGTCGATCCCGAAGTGCAGGCGAAGGTGATCGCCGAGGATCTGCCGTTCGGCGAGGCCGTGAAGCTCGGCGCGATGACCGAGCCACCTCGCGGCATCCCCGAGATGCCGCCGCTTCTGGCCGCGGTGGAGAGGCTCGGCATCGACGTCTTCGCGATCGTCGAACAGGACATGTATCCCTGTGAGGTCGACGCACCCCTGCCTATCGCCAAGCGAACGCGCAACTACCTCGGTTCGTGCGGCGTCCCGTCCGTGAAATTCCTTTAG
- a CDS encoding aldolase, translated as MSDAMCRDYAEITDVRASDPQAVERAWQTRAIRPAVRGNGRLMIVAADHPARGALGVGDRPTAMNSRTDLLDRLRAALANPGVDGVLATSDILDDLLLLGALEDKVVFSSMNRGGLAGAQFELDDRMTGATASATAAARMNGGKMLCRIDLDDPGTVSTLATCARAIDELASHGLIAMVEPFMSSRVNGKVRNDLSPDAVIKSVHIGQGLGSTSAYTWMKLPVVDEMDRVMESTTLPTLLLGGDPADPNEAFASWEKALALPSVRGLIVGRTLLYPADDDVSSAVSTAVSMVR; from the coding sequence ATGTCTGACGCCATGTGCCGCGACTACGCCGAGATCACCGACGTGCGTGCGTCGGACCCGCAGGCCGTCGAGCGCGCATGGCAGACCCGTGCCATCCGGCCCGCCGTCCGCGGCAACGGCAGGCTGATGATCGTCGCCGCCGACCATCCCGCTCGCGGCGCCCTTGGCGTCGGCGACCGCCCCACCGCGATGAACAGCCGCACCGACCTGCTCGACCGGCTTCGGGCGGCGCTGGCCAACCCGGGGGTCGACGGTGTCCTCGCGACCTCCGACATCCTCGACGACCTGCTGCTGCTCGGCGCACTCGAGGACAAGGTCGTCTTCTCCTCGATGAACCGCGGCGGCCTTGCGGGGGCGCAGTTCGAACTGGACGACCGGATGACGGGGGCCACCGCCTCGGCAACCGCGGCGGCCCGGATGAACGGCGGAAAGATGTTGTGCCGCATCGATCTCGACGATCCCGGCACCGTGTCGACGCTGGCGACGTGCGCGCGGGCCATCGACGAGCTCGCCTCGCACGGCCTGATCGCGATGGTCGAGCCGTTCATGTCGTCGCGGGTGAACGGCAAGGTGCGCAACGACCTCAGCCCCGATGCGGTGATCAAGTCCGTGCACATCGGACAGGGCCTCGGCTCCACGTCGGCGTACACCTGGATGAAGCTGCCCGTCGTCGACGAGATGGACCGCGTCATGGAGTCGACGACGCTGCCGACGCTGCTTCTCGGCGGTGACCCAGCCGATCCGAACGAGGCGTTCGCGAGCTGGGAGAAGGCGCTGGCGCTGCCGTCGGTGCGCGGGCTGATCGTGGGCCGCACGCTTCTTTATCCGGCGGATGACGATGTGAGTTCCGCTGTCTCGACGGCCGTTTCGATGGTGAGGTGA